In a single window of the Micromonospora inositola genome:
- a CDS encoding IS4 family transposase yields MTVAAGVFAPGHLGELTRLVPFEMVDDVLVATGRTQSRVRLLPARVVVYLLLAGCLFAELGYRQVWSKLTSGLRGLPIASPSGSALRQARQRLGPRPVRALFDLLRGPAATSARQVRWRGLLLTVIDGTTLVVADSPANTGRYTKHRCANGSSGYPQLRLSALLTCGTRSVIDAVFDPVTVGELDQARTLTRSLQPGMLLLADRNYAAADLLTTIAATGAHLLIRSKANRRLAMIARLPDGSWLSKIGALTVRVVEARISITTTAGTHTGDYRLITTLLDPHTHPAAELIRIYHERWEIETAYLELKSSILAGRVLRARTPDGIDQEIHALLIVYQLLRTAMADATDSQPGLDPDRASFTTALNTARDQIVHAAGVIAETVIDLVGVIGAQILANLLPERRLRTKTRMIKRSNSKYQARGPNIDRHSYKATTSIDIISPDP; encoded by the coding sequence GTGACGGTAGCCGCAGGGGTGTTCGCGCCGGGTCATCTGGGCGAGCTGACCCGGCTGGTGCCGTTCGAGATGGTCGATGATGTTCTGGTCGCGACCGGGCGTACACAGTCGCGGGTCCGGCTGTTGCCGGCGCGGGTCGTGGTGTATCTGCTGCTCGCGGGATGCCTGTTCGCCGAACTCGGCTACCGGCAGGTGTGGTCGAAACTCACCAGCGGCCTGCGCGGCCTGCCGATCGCCTCGCCCAGCGGCAGCGCGTTACGTCAGGCCCGGCAACGCCTCGGCCCGCGACCGGTGCGCGCGTTGTTCGACCTGTTACGCGGCCCTGCCGCTACGAGCGCCAGGCAGGTGCGCTGGCGAGGTCTGCTGCTGACGGTGATCGACGGCACCACCCTGGTCGTCGCGGACTCGCCGGCGAACACCGGCCGATACACCAAGCATCGCTGCGCCAACGGTAGTTCCGGGTACCCCCAGCTGCGGTTGAGCGCCTTGCTGACCTGCGGCACCCGCTCGGTGATCGATGCCGTGTTCGACCCCGTCACCGTCGGTGAACTCGACCAGGCCCGGACGCTGACCCGTAGCCTGCAGCCAGGAATGCTGCTGCTGGCCGACCGCAACTACGCCGCCGCCGACCTGCTGACCACCATCGCCGCGACCGGCGCGCATCTGCTGATCCGCAGCAAAGCCAACCGTCGTCTGGCGATGATCGCTCGCCTGCCCGACGGATCCTGGCTGTCCAAGATCGGCGCCCTCACGGTCCGGGTCGTCGAAGCCCGGATCAGTATCACCACCACCGCGGGCACCCACACCGGCGACTACCGGCTGATCACCACCCTGCTCGACCCACACACTCATCCCGCCGCCGAGTTGATCCGGATCTACCACGAACGCTGGGAGATCGAGACCGCCTACCTCGAACTGAAATCCTCGATCCTCGCCGGACGTGTGTTACGCGCCCGCACCCCCGACGGCATCGACCAGGAAATCCACGCCCTGCTCATCGTCTACCAGCTCTTACGCACCGCCATGGCCGACGCCACCGACAGCCAGCCCGGCCTCGACCCCGACCGGGCCAGCTTCACCACCGCCCTGAACACCGCCCGTGACCAGATCGTGCACGCCGCCGGCGTCATCGCCGAGACCGTCATCGACCTGGTCGGCGTCATCGGCGCTCAGATCCTGGCCAACCTGCTACCCGAACGCCGCCTGCGCACCAAGACCCGCATGATCAAACGCTCGAACTCCAAATACCAAGCCCGCGGCCCGAACATCGACCGACACAGCTACAAAGCCACCACCAGCATCGACATCATCAGCCCCGACCCTTGA
- a CDS encoding IS701 family transposase, with the protein MARIARRFGRVEPRRRARGYLLGLLSPLAGKNSWTIAEAAGDTTPDGIQRLLNNFRWDADAVRDDLRDYVGEHLGEADGVLIVDETGFLKKGVKSAGVQRQYSGTAGRIENCQLGMFLAYASSKGRALIDRELYLPQRWCNDPARRSEAGIGEQVTFATKPAQGLTMLTRALDAGLPAKWVTADEAYGKDSKFRAALQRRHVGYVLAVACNQRIPTETGSSRADTLAARAPDPAWKRRSCGDGVKGPRLYDWAVASLPDTGTAEHGYRRWLLIRRSITDPTELAYYLCYGPADTTDEELIRVAGTRSAIEECFQTAKNEVGLDDYQVRRYDAWYRHITLAMWAHAFLAVTAAASKGAATPKGTSSSPSPSARSDVSWHI; encoded by the coding sequence ATGGCGCGCATCGCGCGCCGGTTCGGACGCGTGGAACCGCGCCGCCGAGCCAGGGGTTACCTACTCGGACTGCTGTCGCCGCTGGCGGGCAAGAACAGCTGGACCATCGCCGAGGCCGCCGGCGACACCACTCCCGACGGGATTCAACGGCTGCTCAACAACTTCCGGTGGGATGCCGACGCGGTCCGCGATGATCTGCGCGACTACGTCGGTGAGCACCTTGGCGAGGCCGACGGTGTCCTGATCGTCGACGAGACCGGCTTCCTGAAGAAAGGTGTCAAGTCCGCCGGTGTGCAACGGCAGTACTCCGGCACCGCCGGACGGATCGAGAACTGCCAGCTCGGGATGTTCCTCGCCTACGCCAGCAGCAAAGGACGCGCCCTGATCGACCGGGAACTCTACCTGCCGCAACGCTGGTGCAACGATCCAGCACGGCGCAGCGAAGCCGGGATCGGCGAGCAGGTGACGTTCGCGACCAAACCCGCGCAGGGCCTGACCATGCTGACCCGGGCGCTGGACGCCGGGCTGCCAGCCAAGTGGGTCACCGCCGACGAGGCCTACGGCAAGGACAGCAAGTTCCGCGCCGCGCTGCAACGACGCCACGTCGGCTACGTCCTCGCCGTCGCCTGCAACCAGAGGATCCCCACCGAGACCGGCAGCTCCCGCGCCGACACCCTCGCCGCCCGCGCCCCGGATCCGGCCTGGAAGCGCCGCAGCTGCGGCGACGGCGTCAAAGGCCCCCGCCTCTACGACTGGGCCGTGGCGTCTCTGCCCGACACCGGCACCGCCGAGCACGGCTACCGCCGCTGGCTGCTGATCCGCCGCAGCATCACCGACCCCACCGAATTGGCCTACTACCTGTGCTACGGCCCCGCCGACACCACCGATGAGGAACTCATCCGCGTCGCCGGCACCAGGTCGGCGATCGAAGAATGCTTCCAAACCGCGAAGAACGAGGTCGGCCTCGACGACTACCAGGTACGCCGCTACGACGCCTGGTACCGCCACATCACTCTGGCCATGTGGGCGCACGCGTTCCTCGCCGTCACCGCCGCGGCCTCAAAAGGGGCAGCGACCCCGAAGGGGACAAGCTCATCCCCCTCACCCTCGGCGAGGTCCGACGTCTCCTGGCACATCTGA